In the Hordeum vulgare subsp. vulgare chromosome 7H, MorexV3_pseudomolecules_assembly, whole genome shotgun sequence genome, one interval contains:
- the LOC123406946 gene encoding 3-ketoacyl-CoA synthase 19-like: protein MESLLILTVVLLLVHAVSSLVRTALARRRHSRCYLLDYVCHRPCDDRKVSSDTVGRVVTRNKRLGVPEYRFLLRVIVGSGIGEESYCPRNILECREDSPTHQDALDEMDALFDEAIAELFLRSGFAPRDVDVLVVNVSLFAPAPSLASRIVRRFGMREDVAEYNLSGMGCSASLISLDLARRALRTRPASLALVVSSESIAPSWYSGKDKSMMMGNCLFRSGGSAVLLTNNPSLRGRAKMVLRHLVRTNTCADDEAHTCALQREDEDGHVGISLSKDLPKAAVRALTLNLRRLARRVLPVSELLRFAAQYVSSKLLSQSPVQAKSDGRLRKVNFKTGVEHYCLHPGGAAVVKAVKESLGLDADDVEPALMTLCRWGNTSASSLWYVMSYMEAKGRLKKGDRAFMLTFGSGFKCNSCVWEVTGDMADKGAWADCIDEYPPPPEGTTTNPYMDKYSWVNQVDALVL from the coding sequence ATGGAGTCGCTTCTTATTCTTACCGTAGTGCTTCTCCTTGTGCATGCGGTGAGTTCCCTGGTGCGCACGGCTCTCGCCCGTCGGCGGCACTCGCGGTGCTACCTGCTTGACTACGTGTGCCATAGGCCGTGTGACGACCGCAAGGTGAGCTCGGATACCGTTGGCAGGGTAGTCACGCGTAACAAGCGCCTCGGTGTCCCAGAGTACCGGTTCCTCCTGCGCGTCATTGTCGGGTCCGGCATCGGGGAGGAGAGCTACTGCCCGCGCAACATCCTGGAGTGTCGCGAGGATTCGCCCACCCACCAGGACGCGCTGGACGAGATGGACGCCTTATTCGACGAAGCCATCGCCGAGCTCTTCCTCAGGAGCGGCTTCGCTCCCCGCGATGTCGACGTGCTGGTCGTCAATGTCTCCTTGTTCGCACCCGCGCCGTCGCTCGCCTCTAGGATCGTTCGCCGCTTCGGAATGCGTGAGGACGTCGCCGAATACAACCTCTCCGGCATGGGATGCAGCGCCAGCCTGATCTCGCTGGACCTCGCGCGCAGAGCTCTGCGCACGCGGCCGGCGTCGCTAGCTCTCGTTGTCTCGTCGGAGTCCATCGCTCCCAGTTGGTACTCCGGCAAGGACAAGTCCATGATGATGGGCAACTGCCTCTTCCGCAGCGGGGGTTCCGCCGTGCTGCTCACCAACAACCCGTCGCTCCGCGGGCGCGCCAAGATGGTGCTCCGCCATCTCGTGCGCACAAACACCTGCGCCGACGACGAGGCGCACACGTGCGCGCTACAGCGGGAGGATGAGGACGGGCACGTCGGGATCAGCCTCAGCAAGGATTTGCCCAAGGCCGCTGTCCGGGCATTGACCCTCAACCTACGGCGCCTCGCCCGGCGTGTCCTCCCCGTGTCCGAGTTGCTGCGGTTCGCCGCCCAATACGTATCCAGCAAACTCCTATCCCAGTCCCCTGTGCAAGCGAAGTCAGACGGACGACTTCGCAAGGTCAACTTTAAGACCGGCGTGGAGCACTACTGCCTCCACCCCGGCGGCGCCGCCGTCGTCAAGGCTGTAAAGGAGAGCCTCGGTCTGGACGCCGACGACGTGGAGCCTGCGCTGATGACACTGTGTCGGTGGGGGAACACGTCCGCCAGCAGTCTCTGGTACGTGATGTCGTACATGGAGGCCAAGGGGAGGCTGAAGAAAGGGGACAGGGCGTTCATGCTCACCTTTGGCTCCGGATTTAAGTGCAACAGTTGCGTGTGGGAGGTGACCGGCGACATGGCTGACAAGGGCGCGTGGGCAGACTGCATCGACGAGTATCCACCGCCACCGGAGGGCACCACTACCAACCCGTACATGGACAAGTACAGTTGGGTTAACCAAGTCGACGCACTGGTGTTATAG